In the Amblyraja radiata isolate CabotCenter1 chromosome 13, sAmbRad1.1.pri, whole genome shotgun sequence genome, one interval contains:
- the smc4 gene encoding structural maintenance of chromosomes protein 4 isoform X1, with amino-acid sequence MLVCPAIYSLGYTMPAKLKYSTAKQNAKLAPEGPEPLDASDNGMDIQQKATTSNVDEVRIDAVLDAAVEPINNQSLEEILAGISPPPPPAMTNEPGAPRLMITHIVNQNFKSYAQEQILGPFHKRFSCIIGPNGSGKSNVIDSMLFVFGYRAQKIRSKKLSVLIHHSDEHKDIQSCTVEVHFQKIIDKEGDDFEVIPNSKFYVSRTAYKDNSSVYHINGKKSTFKDVGILLRSHGIDLDHNRFLILQGEVEQIAMMKPKGQNKHDEGMLEYLEDIIGSERLKEPIQILCRRVEILNEQRGEKLNRVKIVEKEKDALEGEKNHALEFLALENEVVKKKNCVLRYYIHEVQRGIADMGEQKQKIHEDTQDTRDKSAKLEGDIKVKINALKQFEKKMGKITTYIEEKKGKFAEFDLQDVKVQEKLKHSKSKEKKLQKQLQKDAEKLDDLKNVPSDSEKVIREATVGKEKLEQNKINEEEKLRKVMESLKQETRGLQEEKEVNEKELMELSKAVNEARSKMDVAQSELDIYLSRHKSALGQLNQAKETLTTTTSTLKERKTAIKELETKIPQNQQELHKDEKELEKLIHSDAQIRNTVYELRQKVEEAKSSLTVNRSRGRVLDALMQQKNTGKILGIHGRLGDLGAIDEKYDVAISSCCGALDNIVVDTIDKAQECVNFLKKQNIGVATFIALDKMKVWERSIDKIKTPENIPRLFDLVKINNETIRPAFYFALRDTLVANDLEQATRVAFQKDKRWRVVTLQGQIIEQSGTMTGGGRKIMKGRMGSSLVVETTPEEMEKMEAKLQKDLAMAQKYQEQKGHLEEKVVKMRQSIREMKNTLEKYTASIQGLTEQEAHLTIQVKEFEANVIAVVPDQNKQKQLQKTLDTYKKEYEKAAAKAGKIEAEVKRLHELIVEINNKKLKAQQDKLDKINKEIDDCSSSITKAQVAIKTAGRNFKKAEESVKRIGEEIEENKKEIEDLTKELKRLEEEGAIVLKESTEAQEHLTTVTDERNCLLQELKAIQEEQQALQKETLNIRLKLEQIDGHIAEHQSKIKFWQKELSKLSLHPSDKPAEELKELSEMDLQGINNPDVINNQIALLEAKCLDMKPNLGSIAAYKKKEELYLQRVGELDEITDQRDKFRRAFEDLRKQRLNEFMAGFNMITNKLKENYQMLTLGGDAELELVDSLDPFSEGILFSVRPPKKSWKKIFNISGGEKTLSSLALVFALHHYKPTPLYFMDEIDAALDFRNVSIVAHYIYEQTRNAQFIIISLRNNMFEIADRLVGIYKTHNTTKSVATNPKVIGLQALPEVMGTA; translated from the exons ATGTTAGTGTGCCCCG CAATTTATAGTCTAGGTTATACCATGCCTGCCAAATTGAAATATTCCACAGCAAAGCAAAACGCAAAACTTGCTCCGGAGGGACCAGAGCCCTTGGATGCGTCTGACAACGGAATGGATATCCAACAAAAGGCAACCACATCAAATGTAGATGAAGTTAGAATAG ATGCTGTCTTAGACGCTGCAGTTGAACCAATAAATAATCAAAGCCTGGAAGAAATTTTAGCTGGCAtttctcctcctccacccccagcAATGACCAATGAACCTGGAGCTCCTCGTCTCATGATTACACATATAGTGAATCAAAATTTCAAATCATATGCTCAAGAACAAAttctgggtccttttcacaag AGATTTTCTTGTATTATTGGACCAAATGGGAGTGGGAAATCAAATGTGATTGATTCAATGCTGTTTGTTTTTGGGTACAGGGCCCAAAAAATTCGCTCCAAAAAATTGTCTGTACTCATTCACCATTCCGATGAACACAAAGACATTCAGAGCTGTACTGTTGAAGTTCACTTTCAAAAGATCATAGATAAG GAGGGTGATGATTTTGAAGTTATTCCAAATAGCAAATTCTACGTCTCAAGAACTGCCTACAAGGACAATTCTTCTGTTTACCATATTAATGGAAAGAAATCGACATTTAAAGATGTAGGAATATTGCTTCGCAGTCATGGAATCGATCTGGATCACAACAGATTTTTGATTCTTCAG GGTGAAGTGGAGCAAATTGCCATGATGAagccaaaaggtcaaaataagcacGATGAAGGTATGCTAGAATATCTGGAAGATATAATTGGATCAGAGCGACTCAAAGAGCCAATTCAGATACTTTGTCGCAGAGTTGAGATTTTGAATGAACAGAGAGGAGAAAAG CTTAATAGGGTGAAGATAGTGGAAAAAGAAAAAGATGCTTTGGAAGGAGAAAAAAATCATGCACTTGAGTTTCTTGCATTGGAAAATGAAGTTGTCAAGAAGAAGAATTGTGTCTTGCGTTATTATAT CCATGAAGTGCAGAGAGGAATTGCTGATATGGGGGAACAGAAGCAAAAAATTCATGAAGATACGCAGGATACACGTGATAAAAGTGCCAAACTTGAGGGGGATATAAAAGTCAAAATTAATGCTTTGAAGCAATTTGAAAA AAAAATGGGTAAAATTACCACGTACATTGAGGAGAAAAAGGGAAAGTTTGCAGAGTTTGATTTGCAAGATGTGAAAGTCCAAGAAAAATTAAAGCATTCAAAAAGtaaagagaagaaattgcagaaacaACTACAGAAAGATGCAGAGAAG TTGGATGATTTGAAAAATGTACCCAGTGATAGTGAAAAGGTCATCAGAGAAGCAACAGTTGGAAAAGAAAAGCTtgaacagaataaaataaatgaagAAGAAAAGCTGAGGAAAGTAATGGAGAGTCTCAAACAAGAAACGCGAGGATTACAGGAAGAAAAAGAG GTGAATGAAAAGGAGCTCATGGAGTTGAGTAAAGCGGTAAATGAGGCTCGATCAAAGATGGATGTAGCTCAGTCGGAGCTGGATATCTACCTCAGTCGCCATAAATCTGCTTTGGGCCAACTCAATCAGGCCAAGGAAACCCTAACGACCACTACTAGTACACTTAAAGaaagaaaaacagcaattaaagaaTTGGAAACCAAAATACCACAGAATCAACAGGAATTGCATAAG GATGAAAAGGAACTTGAAAAATTAATTCATTCTGATGCTCAGATCCGGAATACTGTTTATGAGCTCCGACAAAAGGTTGAAGAAGCAAAGAGCTCGTTAACAGTAAATCGCAGTCGGGGCAGAGTCTTGGATGCTCTAATGCAACAAAAGAACACTGGTAAAATCCTCGGAATCCATGGAAGATTG GGTGATCTGGgtgccattgatgaaaaatacgaCGTTGCGATCTCCTCCTGTTGCGGTGCCTTGGATAACATTGTTGTCGACACAATTGATAAGGCCCAAGAGTGTGTTAATTTCCTGAaaaaacaaaatattggagtTGCAACTTTTATTGCTTTGGATAAG ATGAAAGTTTGGGAACGAAGTATTGATAAAATCAAAACTCCAGAAAACATTCCCCGTCTGTTTGATTTAGTTAAAATCAACAATGAAACTATACGTCCAGCATTTTACTTTGCGCTTCGTGACACACTTGTTGCTAACGATCTAGAGCAAGCAACACGTGTTGCATTCCAGAAGGACAAGCGTTGGAGAGTGGTAACACTGCAGGGACAGATAATAGAGCAGTCAG GTACCATGACAGGTGGAGGGAGAAAAATAATGAAGGGAAGAATGGGATCTTCATTAGTCGTTGAAACTACGCCAGAGGAG ATGGAAAAAATGGAGGCTAAATTGCAAAAGGACTTGGCAATGGCACAGAAATACCAAGAACAGAAAGGTCATTTGGAGGAAAAGGTGGTAAAAATGCGACAGAGCATCAGGGAGATGAAAAATACATTGGAAAAATACACAGCAAGTATTCAG GGGCTGACTGAACAGGAAGCTCACTTGACAATTCAGGTGAAGGAATTTGAAGCAAATGTGATCGCAGTCGTCCCTGATCAGAATAAACAGAAACAGCTACAGAAGACACTGGATACGTACAAGAAAG AGTACGAGAAGGCTGCAGCAaaggctggaaaaattgaagcagAGGTGAAACGATTGCATGAACTTATTGTTGAAATCAATAATAAAAAACTTAAAGCCCAACAGGATAAACTGGATAAAATTAACAAAGAAATAGATGATTGTTCCTCTTCCATTACAAAAGCACAAGTTGCTATAAAAACTGCAGGACG AAATTTTAAAAAAGCAGAAGAATCAGTGAAGCGAATCGGAGAAGAAATTGAAGAGAACAAAAAAGAGATTGAAGATCTAACAAAAGAACTGAAAAGATTGGAGGAAGAGGGTGCTATTGTGCTCAAAGAAAGCACTGAAGCTCAG GAACACTTAACAACTGTAACTGACGAACGTAATTGTTTACTGCAAGAACTTAAGGCAATTCAGGAAGAACAACAGGCACTTCAGAAAGAAACTCTTAACATTCGTCTAAAGTTGGAACAGATAGACGGGCATATTGCAGAACACCAATCTAAAATTAAATTCTGGCAGAAAGAG TTATCAAAGCTTTCTTTACATCCATCTGACAAACCAGCAGAAGAACTTAAAGAATTAAGTGAGATGGATCTGCAAGGAATTAACAATCCAGATGTGATCAATAATCAGATTGCACTTCTGGAAGCTAAGTGCCTCGATATGAAGCCAAACCTGGGTTCAATTGCTGCATACAAGAAGAAA GAAGAGCTCTACCTGCAGCGTGTGGGCGAGTTGGATGAAATTACTGATCAGCGTGATAAATTCAGACGTGCCTTTGAAGACTTGAGGAAGCAGCGTCTAAATGAATTTATGGCTGGCTTTAATATGATCACCAATAAATTGAAGGAGAATTACCAAATGCTTACACTAGGTGGAGATGCTGAACTGGAGTTGGTTGACAGTCTAGATCCTTTTTCTGAAGGAATTCTGTTCAG TGTGCGTCCACCAAAGAAAAGCTGGAAAAAGATTTTCAATATTTCTGGCGGAGAGAAGACTCTCAGTTCTCTGGCTCTAGTTTTTGCACTTCATCATTACAAGCCTACTCCATTATACTTCATGGATGAGATTGATGCAGCGCTGGATTTCAGAAATGTTTCAATTGTTGCACATTATATTTAT
- the smc4 gene encoding structural maintenance of chromosomes protein 4 isoform X2 yields MPAKLKYSTAKQNAKLAPEGPEPLDASDNGMDIQQKATTSNVDEVRIDAVLDAAVEPINNQSLEEILAGISPPPPPAMTNEPGAPRLMITHIVNQNFKSYAQEQILGPFHKRFSCIIGPNGSGKSNVIDSMLFVFGYRAQKIRSKKLSVLIHHSDEHKDIQSCTVEVHFQKIIDKEGDDFEVIPNSKFYVSRTAYKDNSSVYHINGKKSTFKDVGILLRSHGIDLDHNRFLILQGEVEQIAMMKPKGQNKHDEGMLEYLEDIIGSERLKEPIQILCRRVEILNEQRGEKLNRVKIVEKEKDALEGEKNHALEFLALENEVVKKKNCVLRYYIHEVQRGIADMGEQKQKIHEDTQDTRDKSAKLEGDIKVKINALKQFEKKMGKITTYIEEKKGKFAEFDLQDVKVQEKLKHSKSKEKKLQKQLQKDAEKLDDLKNVPSDSEKVIREATVGKEKLEQNKINEEEKLRKVMESLKQETRGLQEEKEVNEKELMELSKAVNEARSKMDVAQSELDIYLSRHKSALGQLNQAKETLTTTTSTLKERKTAIKELETKIPQNQQELHKDEKELEKLIHSDAQIRNTVYELRQKVEEAKSSLTVNRSRGRVLDALMQQKNTGKILGIHGRLGDLGAIDEKYDVAISSCCGALDNIVVDTIDKAQECVNFLKKQNIGVATFIALDKMKVWERSIDKIKTPENIPRLFDLVKINNETIRPAFYFALRDTLVANDLEQATRVAFQKDKRWRVVTLQGQIIEQSGTMTGGGRKIMKGRMGSSLVVETTPEEMEKMEAKLQKDLAMAQKYQEQKGHLEEKVVKMRQSIREMKNTLEKYTASIQGLTEQEAHLTIQVKEFEANVIAVVPDQNKQKQLQKTLDTYKKEYEKAAAKAGKIEAEVKRLHELIVEINNKKLKAQQDKLDKINKEIDDCSSSITKAQVAIKTAGRNFKKAEESVKRIGEEIEENKKEIEDLTKELKRLEEEGAIVLKESTEAQEHLTTVTDERNCLLQELKAIQEEQQALQKETLNIRLKLEQIDGHIAEHQSKIKFWQKELSKLSLHPSDKPAEELKELSEMDLQGINNPDVINNQIALLEAKCLDMKPNLGSIAAYKKKEELYLQRVGELDEITDQRDKFRRAFEDLRKQRLNEFMAGFNMITNKLKENYQMLTLGGDAELELVDSLDPFSEGILFSVRPPKKSWKKIFNISGGEKTLSSLALVFALHHYKPTPLYFMDEIDAALDFRNVSIVAHYIYEQTRNAQFIIISLRNNMFEIADRLVGIYKTHNTTKSVATNPKVIGLQALPEVMGTA; encoded by the exons ATGCCTGCCAAATTGAAATATTCCACAGCAAAGCAAAACGCAAAACTTGCTCCGGAGGGACCAGAGCCCTTGGATGCGTCTGACAACGGAATGGATATCCAACAAAAGGCAACCACATCAAATGTAGATGAAGTTAGAATAG ATGCTGTCTTAGACGCTGCAGTTGAACCAATAAATAATCAAAGCCTGGAAGAAATTTTAGCTGGCAtttctcctcctccacccccagcAATGACCAATGAACCTGGAGCTCCTCGTCTCATGATTACACATATAGTGAATCAAAATTTCAAATCATATGCTCAAGAACAAAttctgggtccttttcacaag AGATTTTCTTGTATTATTGGACCAAATGGGAGTGGGAAATCAAATGTGATTGATTCAATGCTGTTTGTTTTTGGGTACAGGGCCCAAAAAATTCGCTCCAAAAAATTGTCTGTACTCATTCACCATTCCGATGAACACAAAGACATTCAGAGCTGTACTGTTGAAGTTCACTTTCAAAAGATCATAGATAAG GAGGGTGATGATTTTGAAGTTATTCCAAATAGCAAATTCTACGTCTCAAGAACTGCCTACAAGGACAATTCTTCTGTTTACCATATTAATGGAAAGAAATCGACATTTAAAGATGTAGGAATATTGCTTCGCAGTCATGGAATCGATCTGGATCACAACAGATTTTTGATTCTTCAG GGTGAAGTGGAGCAAATTGCCATGATGAagccaaaaggtcaaaataagcacGATGAAGGTATGCTAGAATATCTGGAAGATATAATTGGATCAGAGCGACTCAAAGAGCCAATTCAGATACTTTGTCGCAGAGTTGAGATTTTGAATGAACAGAGAGGAGAAAAG CTTAATAGGGTGAAGATAGTGGAAAAAGAAAAAGATGCTTTGGAAGGAGAAAAAAATCATGCACTTGAGTTTCTTGCATTGGAAAATGAAGTTGTCAAGAAGAAGAATTGTGTCTTGCGTTATTATAT CCATGAAGTGCAGAGAGGAATTGCTGATATGGGGGAACAGAAGCAAAAAATTCATGAAGATACGCAGGATACACGTGATAAAAGTGCCAAACTTGAGGGGGATATAAAAGTCAAAATTAATGCTTTGAAGCAATTTGAAAA AAAAATGGGTAAAATTACCACGTACATTGAGGAGAAAAAGGGAAAGTTTGCAGAGTTTGATTTGCAAGATGTGAAAGTCCAAGAAAAATTAAAGCATTCAAAAAGtaaagagaagaaattgcagaaacaACTACAGAAAGATGCAGAGAAG TTGGATGATTTGAAAAATGTACCCAGTGATAGTGAAAAGGTCATCAGAGAAGCAACAGTTGGAAAAGAAAAGCTtgaacagaataaaataaatgaagAAGAAAAGCTGAGGAAAGTAATGGAGAGTCTCAAACAAGAAACGCGAGGATTACAGGAAGAAAAAGAG GTGAATGAAAAGGAGCTCATGGAGTTGAGTAAAGCGGTAAATGAGGCTCGATCAAAGATGGATGTAGCTCAGTCGGAGCTGGATATCTACCTCAGTCGCCATAAATCTGCTTTGGGCCAACTCAATCAGGCCAAGGAAACCCTAACGACCACTACTAGTACACTTAAAGaaagaaaaacagcaattaaagaaTTGGAAACCAAAATACCACAGAATCAACAGGAATTGCATAAG GATGAAAAGGAACTTGAAAAATTAATTCATTCTGATGCTCAGATCCGGAATACTGTTTATGAGCTCCGACAAAAGGTTGAAGAAGCAAAGAGCTCGTTAACAGTAAATCGCAGTCGGGGCAGAGTCTTGGATGCTCTAATGCAACAAAAGAACACTGGTAAAATCCTCGGAATCCATGGAAGATTG GGTGATCTGGgtgccattgatgaaaaatacgaCGTTGCGATCTCCTCCTGTTGCGGTGCCTTGGATAACATTGTTGTCGACACAATTGATAAGGCCCAAGAGTGTGTTAATTTCCTGAaaaaacaaaatattggagtTGCAACTTTTATTGCTTTGGATAAG ATGAAAGTTTGGGAACGAAGTATTGATAAAATCAAAACTCCAGAAAACATTCCCCGTCTGTTTGATTTAGTTAAAATCAACAATGAAACTATACGTCCAGCATTTTACTTTGCGCTTCGTGACACACTTGTTGCTAACGATCTAGAGCAAGCAACACGTGTTGCATTCCAGAAGGACAAGCGTTGGAGAGTGGTAACACTGCAGGGACAGATAATAGAGCAGTCAG GTACCATGACAGGTGGAGGGAGAAAAATAATGAAGGGAAGAATGGGATCTTCATTAGTCGTTGAAACTACGCCAGAGGAG ATGGAAAAAATGGAGGCTAAATTGCAAAAGGACTTGGCAATGGCACAGAAATACCAAGAACAGAAAGGTCATTTGGAGGAAAAGGTGGTAAAAATGCGACAGAGCATCAGGGAGATGAAAAATACATTGGAAAAATACACAGCAAGTATTCAG GGGCTGACTGAACAGGAAGCTCACTTGACAATTCAGGTGAAGGAATTTGAAGCAAATGTGATCGCAGTCGTCCCTGATCAGAATAAACAGAAACAGCTACAGAAGACACTGGATACGTACAAGAAAG AGTACGAGAAGGCTGCAGCAaaggctggaaaaattgaagcagAGGTGAAACGATTGCATGAACTTATTGTTGAAATCAATAATAAAAAACTTAAAGCCCAACAGGATAAACTGGATAAAATTAACAAAGAAATAGATGATTGTTCCTCTTCCATTACAAAAGCACAAGTTGCTATAAAAACTGCAGGACG AAATTTTAAAAAAGCAGAAGAATCAGTGAAGCGAATCGGAGAAGAAATTGAAGAGAACAAAAAAGAGATTGAAGATCTAACAAAAGAACTGAAAAGATTGGAGGAAGAGGGTGCTATTGTGCTCAAAGAAAGCACTGAAGCTCAG GAACACTTAACAACTGTAACTGACGAACGTAATTGTTTACTGCAAGAACTTAAGGCAATTCAGGAAGAACAACAGGCACTTCAGAAAGAAACTCTTAACATTCGTCTAAAGTTGGAACAGATAGACGGGCATATTGCAGAACACCAATCTAAAATTAAATTCTGGCAGAAAGAG TTATCAAAGCTTTCTTTACATCCATCTGACAAACCAGCAGAAGAACTTAAAGAATTAAGTGAGATGGATCTGCAAGGAATTAACAATCCAGATGTGATCAATAATCAGATTGCACTTCTGGAAGCTAAGTGCCTCGATATGAAGCCAAACCTGGGTTCAATTGCTGCATACAAGAAGAAA GAAGAGCTCTACCTGCAGCGTGTGGGCGAGTTGGATGAAATTACTGATCAGCGTGATAAATTCAGACGTGCCTTTGAAGACTTGAGGAAGCAGCGTCTAAATGAATTTATGGCTGGCTTTAATATGATCACCAATAAATTGAAGGAGAATTACCAAATGCTTACACTAGGTGGAGATGCTGAACTGGAGTTGGTTGACAGTCTAGATCCTTTTTCTGAAGGAATTCTGTTCAG TGTGCGTCCACCAAAGAAAAGCTGGAAAAAGATTTTCAATATTTCTGGCGGAGAGAAGACTCTCAGTTCTCTGGCTCTAGTTTTTGCACTTCATCATTACAAGCCTACTCCATTATACTTCATGGATGAGATTGATGCAGCGCTGGATTTCAGAAATGTTTCAATTGTTGCACATTATATTTAT